Proteins encoded together in one Caballeronia sp. NK8 window:
- a CDS encoding malate dehydrogenase: MAKSAKRVAVTGAAGQIGYSLLFRIANGDLLGKDQPVILQLLDLPQAQGAVKGVVMELEDCAFPLLAGVVVTDDPKVAFKDADVALLVGARPRSKGMERKDLLSANAEIFTVQGKALNDVASRDVKVLVVGNPANTNAYIAMKSAPDLPKKNFTAMLRLDHNRALSQLAAKSGKPVASIEKLAVWGNHSPTMYPDFRFATAEGQDLTKLISDDEWNRNTFIPTVGKRGAAIIEARGLSSAASAANAAIDHVRDWVLGTNGKWVTMGIPSDGTYGIPEDIIYGVPVTCENGEYKRVEGLEIDAFSREKMDGTLNELLEERDGVAHLLGK; this comes from the coding sequence ATGGCTAAGTCCGCAAAGCGCGTTGCCGTCACCGGCGCCGCAGGTCAAATCGGCTACTCGCTGCTGTTCCGCATCGCCAACGGCGATCTGCTCGGCAAAGACCAGCCCGTGATTCTTCAGTTGCTCGATCTGCCGCAAGCGCAAGGCGCCGTGAAGGGCGTCGTGATGGAACTGGAAGACTGCGCCTTCCCGCTGCTCGCCGGCGTGGTCGTCACGGACGATCCCAAGGTCGCGTTCAAGGATGCCGACGTCGCGCTGCTCGTCGGTGCGCGTCCGCGTTCGAAGGGCATGGAGCGCAAGGACCTGCTGTCGGCGAACGCCGAGATCTTCACGGTCCAGGGCAAGGCGCTGAACGATGTCGCGAGCCGCGACGTCAAGGTGCTGGTCGTCGGCAACCCGGCGAACACGAACGCGTACATCGCGATGAAGTCGGCGCCGGATCTGCCGAAGAAGAACTTCACCGCCATGCTGCGTCTGGACCACAACCGCGCGCTGTCGCAACTGGCTGCCAAGTCGGGCAAGCCGGTCGCGTCGATCGAAAAGCTCGCCGTGTGGGGCAACCACTCGCCGACGATGTACCCGGACTTCCGCTTCGCGACCGCCGAAGGCCAGGACCTCACGAAGCTCATCAGCGACGACGAATGGAACCGCAACACCTTCATCCCGACCGTCGGCAAGCGCGGCGCTGCGATCATCGAAGCGCGCGGCCTGTCGTCGGCGGCATCGGCGGCCAACGCGGCCATCGATCACGTGCGTGACTGGGTGCTCGGCACGAACGGCAAGTGGGTCACGATGGGCATTCCGTCGGACGGCACGTACGGCATTCCGGAAGACATCATCTACGGCGTGCCCGTCACGTGCGAAAACGGCGAGTACAAGCGCGTCGAAGGCCTGGAAATCGACGCGTTCTCGCGCGAGAAGATGGACGGCACGCTCAACGAGCTGCTCGAAGAGCGTGACGGCGTCGCGCATCTGCTCGGCAAGTAA
- a CDS encoding GntR family transcriptional regulator gives MRGMNSNPASTTTPNGTAPAAEAASTPSPTFSPLYQQIKALITQGLESGEWKPGEIIPSEVELAARYKVSQGTVRKAIDELAADNLLVRRQGKGTFVATHNEDRVQFRFLRLLPDDGDVHPHVSRLLECRRLRAPAEIARQLDLKPADPVVLIKRLLQFDGVTTVFDEIWLPGAVFRGLTAERLAEYKGPLYAMFETEFGTRMIRATEKIRAVAADETVAQFLDVAQGFPLLSVERVSYTYGDRPVEVRRGWYVTTGYFYQNDLS, from the coding sequence ATGCGCGGCATGAATTCCAACCCGGCGAGCACGACGACCCCCAACGGCACTGCACCGGCGGCTGAGGCCGCGAGCACGCCGTCGCCGACGTTCAGCCCACTGTATCAGCAGATCAAGGCGCTCATCACGCAGGGACTCGAGTCCGGCGAGTGGAAGCCCGGCGAGATCATCCCGAGCGAGGTCGAGCTGGCCGCGCGCTACAAGGTGAGTCAGGGCACCGTTCGCAAGGCGATCGACGAGCTCGCCGCCGACAATCTTCTTGTTCGCCGCCAGGGCAAGGGCACGTTCGTTGCGACGCACAACGAAGACCGCGTGCAGTTCCGCTTCCTGCGCCTTTTGCCCGACGATGGCGACGTTCATCCCCATGTGAGCCGTCTGCTCGAATGCAGGCGGCTGCGCGCGCCCGCCGAGATCGCGCGCCAACTGGATCTGAAGCCCGCCGATCCTGTCGTTCTTATCAAGCGCTTGTTGCAGTTTGATGGCGTAACGACCGTATTCGACGAAATCTGGCTGCCCGGCGCGGTTTTTCGCGGCCTCACGGCCGAGCGTCTCGCGGAATACAAAGGTCCGCTCTACGCGATGTTCGAGACCGAGTTCGGCACGCGCATGATTCGCGCGACGGAAAAGATTCGCGCTGTCGCCGCCGACGAGACCGTCGCGCAGTTCCTCGATGTCGCGCAGGGCTTCCCGCTTTTATCGGTGGAGCGCGTGTCCTATACGTATGGCGATCGCCCGGTCGAAGTTCGGCGCGGCTGGTATGTCACGACCGGTTATTTCTATCAGAACGACTTGAGTTGA
- the sdhC gene encoding succinate dehydrogenase, cytochrome b556 subunit translates to MAEAVKKPRPEYRNIGIGQLAKYRLPLAGKVSILHRVSGLLLFVCLPFILYLLDQSLTSEISFDAFKGFLANPIVKIITLVLSWAYLHHFCAGIRFLLLDTHVAVNKEGGRQTALIVLIVSLLLTLAMALKIFGVF, encoded by the coding sequence ATGGCTGAAGCCGTAAAAAAACCAAGGCCCGAGTACCGGAACATCGGAATCGGCCAACTCGCGAAGTATCGCTTGCCGCTGGCAGGAAAGGTATCCATCCTGCATCGCGTGAGCGGCCTGCTGCTCTTCGTGTGTCTGCCGTTCATCCTGTATCTGCTCGATCAGAGCCTCACGTCGGAAATCTCCTTCGACGCGTTCAAGGGCTTTCTCGCCAACCCCATCGTCAAGATCATCACGCTCGTGCTGTCGTGGGCGTATCTGCATCACTTCTGCGCGGGCATTCGCTTTTTGCTGCTCGACACCCACGTCGCGGTGAACAAGGAAGGCGGCAGGCAGACCGCGCTCATCGTGCTGATCGTTTCGCTGTTGCTCACGCTCGCGATGGCTCTCAAGATCTTCGGAGTGTTCTAA
- the sdhD gene encoding succinate dehydrogenase, hydrophobic membrane anchor protein, whose translation MATQNRVGPKRLVVGAHYGLRDWLAQRVTAVVMAIYTVILLFWFFGAHNFSYEGWAGIFATQWMKLATFVALLCLFYHAWVGIRDIWMDYVKPMGVRLLLQVLTILWLIGCAGYAAQILWRV comes from the coding sequence ATGGCAACGCAAAATCGAGTTGGTCCGAAGCGCCTGGTCGTCGGCGCCCACTACGGTCTGCGCGACTGGCTCGCGCAACGCGTCACCGCGGTCGTGATGGCCATCTATACCGTCATTCTGCTGTTCTGGTTCTTCGGCGCGCATAACTTCTCCTATGAAGGCTGGGCCGGCATTTTCGCGACCCAGTGGATGAAGCTTGCGACTTTCGTGGCCCTGCTTTGCCTCTTCTATCACGCGTGGGTCGGCATTCGCGACATCTGGATGGACTACGTGAAGCCCATGGGCGTGCGCCTGCTGCTGCAGGTGCTGACCATCCTGTGGCTGATCGGATGCGCCGGCTACGCCGCACAGATTCTCTGGAGAGTGTAA
- the sdhA gene encoding succinate dehydrogenase flavoprotein subunit, whose translation MAAIKTSLPRRRFDVVIVGAGGSGMRASLQLARAGLSVAVLSKVFPTRSHTVAAQGGIGASLGNMSEDNWHYHFYDTIKGSDWLGDQDAIEFMCREAPNAVYELEHMGMPFDRNADGTIYQRPFGGHTANYGEKPVQRACAAADRTGHALLHTLYQQNVAAKTHFFVEWMALDLIRDADGDVLGVTALEMETGEVYILEGKTTLFATGGAGRIFAASTNAFINTGDGLGMAARSGIALQDMEFWQFHPTGVAGAGVLITEGVRGEGGILRNSNGDRFMERYAPTLKDLAPRDFVSRSMDQEIKEGRGVGPNKDHVLLDLSHIGAETIMKRLPSIREIALKFANVDCIKEPIPVVPTIHYQMGGIPTNMHGQVVGTAKGYDDPVNGFYAVGECSCVSVHGANRLGTNSLLDLVVFGRAAGNHIIKHAKELKEHKPLPADAADFAMERLAVLEKSTSGEYTQDIAGDIRASMQAHAGVFRTSKLLEEGVGKIAELAERVKHVHLKDKSKVFNTAKVEALELANLIEVARATMVSAEARKESRGAHAHSDYEHRDDENWMRHTLWFSEGDRLDYKPVQMKPLTVESVPPKARTF comes from the coding sequence ATGGCTGCAATCAAGACTTCCCTGCCGCGTCGTCGCTTTGACGTGGTCATCGTCGGTGCGGGCGGATCAGGCATGCGCGCATCGCTGCAGCTCGCGCGCGCGGGGCTTTCCGTCGCGGTGCTCTCGAAGGTGTTTCCGACGCGCTCGCATACGGTGGCTGCACAAGGCGGCATCGGCGCTTCGCTTGGCAACATGAGCGAGGACAACTGGCACTATCACTTCTACGACACCATCAAGGGCTCCGACTGGCTCGGCGACCAGGATGCGATCGAGTTCATGTGCCGTGAAGCGCCCAATGCGGTGTACGAGCTCGAGCACATGGGCATGCCGTTCGACCGCAACGCCGATGGCACGATCTATCAGCGTCCGTTCGGCGGTCACACCGCGAACTACGGCGAGAAGCCGGTGCAGCGCGCCTGCGCTGCTGCCGACCGTACCGGCCACGCCTTGCTGCACACGCTGTATCAGCAGAACGTCGCGGCTAAAACGCACTTCTTCGTCGAATGGATGGCGCTGGATCTGATCCGCGACGCCGATGGCGACGTGCTCGGCGTCACCGCGCTCGAAATGGAAACGGGCGAGGTCTATATCCTCGAAGGCAAGACCACGCTGTTCGCCACGGGCGGCGCGGGCCGTATCTTCGCGGCATCGACGAATGCGTTCATCAATACGGGCGATGGCCTCGGCATGGCCGCGCGCTCGGGCATCGCGCTGCAGGACATGGAGTTCTGGCAGTTCCACCCGACGGGCGTGGCGGGCGCGGGCGTGCTGATCACCGAAGGCGTGCGCGGCGAAGGCGGCATTCTGCGCAACTCCAACGGCGATCGTTTCATGGAACGCTACGCGCCGACGCTGAAGGATCTCGCGCCGCGCGACTTCGTTTCGCGCTCGATGGACCAGGAGATCAAGGAAGGCCGCGGCGTGGGTCCGAACAAGGATCACGTGCTGCTGGACCTGTCGCACATCGGCGCGGAGACGATCATGAAGCGTCTGCCGTCGATTCGCGAGATCGCGCTGAAGTTCGCCAACGTCGACTGCATCAAGGAGCCGATTCCGGTGGTGCCGACCATCCACTATCAGATGGGCGGTATTCCGACGAACATGCATGGTCAGGTCGTGGGCACCGCGAAGGGCTACGACGATCCGGTCAACGGTTTCTACGCAGTGGGCGAATGTTCGTGCGTTTCGGTGCACGGCGCGAACCGTCTGGGCACGAACTCGCTGCTTGATCTGGTGGTGTTCGGGCGCGCCGCGGGCAATCACATCATCAAGCACGCGAAGGAACTGAAGGAGCACAAGCCCTTGCCGGCCGATGCCGCCGACTTCGCGATGGAACGTCTCGCGGTGCTGGAGAAGTCCACCTCGGGCGAATACACGCAGGACATCGCGGGCGACATCCGCGCGTCGATGCAGGCGCACGCGGGCGTGTTCCGCACCTCGAAGCTGCTGGAAGAGGGCGTGGGCAAGATCGCGGAACTGGCCGAGCGCGTGAAGCACGTGCATCTGAAGGACAAGTCGAAGGTGTTCAACACGGCCAAGGTCGAGGCGCTGGAGCTGGCGAACCTGATCGAAGTGGCGCGCGCGACGATGGTGTCGGCCGAAGCGCGCAAGGAAAGCCG